In one window of Acidobacteriota bacterium DNA:
- a CDS encoding aminotransferase class IV, protein MLELTTETTVDLPCSALQHGYGLFETVRVAAGVPLLLKLHLERLRDGLAALDLPPPPDADTVRRFAVSHAVPAGADGALKLVAADGRLMVWFGRPPRSMRNPATLLVFDQWRRHAASPLSRHKTMSYLENMRLIQAARQAGADEAVVLNTSGRLCDGSRTTLYVVRHGEALTPRAADGALPGVIRRLLLEGGRAREAVLTPRDLAAADAVFLSNALLGIVTVHRILGVERRLPAHAAIRSARRTLAARWQDEIDRHGRSASR, encoded by the coding sequence ATGCTTGAGCTGACGACCGAGACCACCGTCGACCTGCCGTGCTCCGCGCTGCAGCACGGCTACGGGCTCTTCGAGACCGTCCGGGTTGCGGCCGGCGTGCCCCTGTTGCTGAAGCTGCACCTGGAGCGTCTCCGCGACGGACTGGCCGCGCTGGATCTGCCGCCGCCGCCCGACGCAGACACCGTCCGGCGATTCGCCGTCAGCCACGCGGTGCCCGCCGGCGCTGACGGCGCGCTGAAACTCGTCGCCGCCGACGGGCGGTTGATGGTCTGGTTCGGCCGGCCGCCGCGGTCGATGCGCAACCCGGCCACGCTGCTGGTGTTCGACCAATGGCGCCGCCACGCAGCCAGCCCGCTGAGTCGGCACAAGACCATGTCCTACCTGGAGAACATGCGCCTGATTCAGGCGGCCCGCCAAGCGGGTGCCGACGAGGCCGTCGTCCTGAACACGTCCGGCCGGCTGTGCGACGGGAGCCGGACGACGCTGTACGTGGTGCGCCACGGGGAGGCGCTGACGCCGCGAGCAGCCGACGGTGCGCTACCGGGCGTCATCCGCCGCCTGCTGCTGGAGGGGGGGCGGGCTCGAGAAGCGGTGTTGACCCCCCGCGATCTGGCCGCCGCGGATGCGGTATTTCTGAGCAATGCCTTGTTGGGGATCGTAACCGTCCACCGGATCCTGGGCGTGGAACGCCGCCTGCCAGCTCACGCGGCCATCCGGAGCGCACGCCGGACATTAGCCGCCCGCTGGCAGGACGAGATTGACCGGCACGGCCGTTCGGCGTCCCGCTGA